A genomic stretch from Strongyloides ratti genome assembly S_ratti_ED321, chromosome : 1 includes:
- a CDS encoding Peptidase C48, SUMO/Sentrin/Ubl1 family-containing protein translates to MIGCRRERQPKDYNTKKKITKLINTNEKYLDYDVINIKKIFANGAEINLFSEVLLFDDKILFSAMSLKLESIIVRHLLNHQITEIQFLDNSENKGAALVIKFQPRNIFKTVFYMISSEDYKKDCIVPFKLKAISCTSNKNYGSNYIFIIKDAYSIEESEIILNNYLLSKKRVSEEFLKEDNHVTSKNYKTLTNDIKGKIFESKNVETNGKYDVNVESFKSTFEKEWLHCDIIDTYLNEWRKRMGDIICNPLEKHFPRVKIYDTYLYTRLTRGVTFISSNDPDYERKFLKPLNENVQRIAGEKVYRFSSECLSIFDFNILIIPIHIEDHWITGVIYEPENCLITETQTDNDIMEVDDIYSTILVYDSLHCDQNYACYNILNKKLLNDKWLFDANRIRFAKIKNPYLQQNGYDCGLFMLEFIRKILMKPMLLKKLIDGHSMTNVFPHFNVDQSRNFLKSFVYSKVPFEKWAALREVEQDFLLKCYKIKKKYIRERSVEQKVNSSISKVSRRCKSCSF, encoded by the exons ATGATAGGTTGTAGAAGAGAAAGACAACCAAAAgattataatacaaaaaaaaaaataacaaaacttATTAATACTAATGAGAAATATTTGGATTATgatgtaataaatataaaaaaaatttttgctaATGGTGcagaaattaatttattctcagaagttttattatttgatgatAAAATTCTATTTTCTGCTATGTCATTGAAGCTAGAATCAATTATTGTAAGGCATTTATTAAATCATCAAATAACTGAAATTCAG tTTCTTGACAATAGTGAAAATAAAGGTGCAGCtttagttataaaatttcaaccaagaaatatttttaaaactgttttttatatgatttcATCTGAAGAT tataaaaaag ATTGTATTGTaccatttaaattaaaagctATCAGTTGTACATCTAATAAGAATTATGGatcaaattatatttttattataaaagatgcTTATTCAATTGAAGAATcagaaataattttgaataattatttattatcaaaaaaaaggGTTTCTGaggaatttttaaaagaagatAACCATGTaacttcaaaaaattataaaactttgacgaatgatataaaaggaaaaatttttgaatcaaAAAACGTGGAAACGAATGGAAAATATGATGTAAATGTTGAGTCATTTAAATCAACATTTGAGAAAGAATGGCTTCATTGTGATATCATTGATACTTACTTGAATGAGTGGAGAAAACGTATGGGTGATATAATTTGTAATCCTCTAGAAAAACATTTTCCACGTGTTAAAATTTACGAtacttatttatatacaagATTGACTCGAGGAGTTACTTTTATCTCATCTAATGATCCTGATTATGAAAGAAAGTTTTTGAAACCATTGAATGAAAATGTTCAAAGAATTGCTGGTGAAAAAGTGTATCGTTTTTCTTCTGAATGTCTttcaatttttgattttaatattcttatcATTCCTATACATATTGAAGATCATTGGATAACAGGAGTTATTTACGAACCCgaaaattgtttaataacAGAAACTCAAACAGATAATGATATTATGGAAGTAGATGATATTTATTCTACTATTCTTGTCTACGATTCTCTACACTGTGATCAAAATTatg cttgttataatattttaaataaaaagttactCAATGATAAATGGTTATTTGATGCAAATAGAATAAGATTTGCTAAAATAAAGAATCCATACCTTCAACAAAATGGATATGATTGTGGTTTATTTATGTTGGAATTTATtcgaaaaatattaatgaaaccAATGTtgctaaaaaaattgatagaTGGTCATTCAATGACAAATGTTTTTCCCCATTTTAACGTTGATCAAAGtagaaactttttaaaatctttcgTTTATTCGAAAGTTCCATTTGAAAAGTGGGCCGCTTTACGTGAGGTTGAACAAGACTTCTTATTAAAgtgttataaaattaaaaaaaaatacattaggGAAAGATCAGTTGAGCAAAAAGTAAATTCAAGTATATCAAAAGTTTCAAGGCGTTGTAAAAGTTGTTCTTTCtaa